One genomic window of Acetomicrobium thermoterrenum DSM 13490 includes the following:
- the dxr gene encoding 1-deoxy-D-xylulose-5-phosphate reductoisomerase produces the protein MSQKRLAVIGATGSIGRATLDVCRRFPEEFDVRALAVRSNIKELKKLVDEFKPKYVVIYDDVAASNFALYDESVKVLVGHEGLMQLIDEGMDHIVFASSGTEAIAALSASLDRKIEVSLANKESLIVAGPWIMEKASLADPLRPIDSEHNAVWQCLLGEDLNEIEEIILTASGGPFLHSSYEEMKLATPSRALKHPTWSMGSKITVDSATLLNKGFEVMEASYLFALPIEKINAVVQPDSLAHGCVRFSDGSVKMFLSEPDMRIPISFALSYPKRLKIGHLFHRLAITEKWKLDFLRLDENKFPCYSLARRALQMGNAYPPIIVGADEVAVEAFVKGKISIVDIFPLLEKALLSYNGPSNLNGLEEAISLVEFGRRIARELCRLFSERR, from the coding sequence TTGAGCCAAAAAAGATTAGCTGTCATTGGTGCTACGGGATCCATTGGAAGGGCTACATTAGATGTTTGCAGACGGTTTCCGGAAGAGTTTGACGTCAGAGCCTTGGCAGTGAGGTCTAATATCAAGGAGCTTAAAAAACTTGTCGATGAATTTAAGCCTAAATACGTAGTGATCTACGACGATGTCGCTGCATCGAATTTCGCTTTATATGACGAAAGCGTAAAGGTTTTAGTTGGACATGAAGGACTGATGCAGCTTATAGATGAAGGGATGGATCACATTGTTTTTGCTTCTTCCGGAACGGAAGCCATAGCAGCTTTATCGGCATCTTTAGATCGAAAGATAGAAGTATCATTGGCCAATAAAGAAAGCTTGATAGTCGCCGGTCCCTGGATAATGGAAAAAGCATCCCTTGCAGATCCCCTGCGTCCCATAGACAGCGAACATAATGCAGTTTGGCAGTGCTTGCTTGGAGAAGACTTGAATGAGATCGAGGAGATTATACTAACGGCCTCCGGAGGTCCCTTTCTGCACTCTTCCTATGAAGAAATGAAGCTGGCCACACCCTCAAGGGCATTAAAACACCCTACTTGGAGCATGGGCTCGAAGATTACCGTAGATAGTGCCACGTTACTTAACAAAGGATTTGAGGTAATGGAGGCAAGTTATCTTTTTGCCCTGCCAATCGAAAAGATAAATGCAGTAGTTCAGCCCGACTCCCTTGCACACGGCTGTGTGAGGTTTAGCGACGGGAGTGTGAAGATGTTTTTAAGTGAGCCCGATATGAGGATTCCAATATCCTTTGCCCTTTCATACCCAAAACGTTTAAAGATAGGGCATCTATTCCATAGATTGGCCATCACTGAGAAATGGAAATTGGATTTTTTACGACTGGATGAAAATAAATTTCCATGTTACTCCCTGGCAAGGAGGGCGTTGCAGATGGGGAATGCCTATCCGCCCATAATTGTCGGCGCCGATGAAGTTGCCGTTGAAGCCTTTGTAAAAGGAAAAATTTCTATAGTTGATATTTTCCCTCTGTTGGAAAAAGCTCTTTTGTCTTATAATGGACCGTCAAATTTAAACGGCTTGGAAGAAGCGATTTCTCTTGTTGAATTTGGTCGACGTATAGCTAGAGAACTATGTCGCCTTTTTAGCGAAAGGAGATAA
- a CDS encoding phosphatidate cytidylyltransferase, with translation MGELKKRAISGIVIVACILGGIHIGGIFWLLIASAIALVSLWEYYGLFSSFSHISKGIGLIAGAIAIYLAYKGCSFTALTLLLILQSYVVLAIELIRKITINKSYALLNVGGVLSGLMLVVLPWSFLVLLRQRPIGIQLLFSLFLCTWSCDVFAYLIGSKFGRTPFAPYISPKKTLEGFIGGLSGSILCAAIISYYYKIPPVPWILLGAMVGVAGQVGDLFESLFKREAGAKDSGSLIPGHGGFLDRFDSILINSTLIFLAFEVILN, from the coding sequence ATGGGAGAACTAAAAAAACGCGCAATTAGTGGCATCGTAATAGTTGCTTGCATACTTGGGGGAATCCATATCGGTGGGATTTTTTGGCTTCTGATAGCCTCAGCGATCGCCTTGGTTTCTTTATGGGAATATTACGGACTTTTCTCCAGTTTCTCTCATATATCCAAGGGCATAGGCTTGATCGCAGGAGCGATAGCGATATATTTGGCCTATAAAGGGTGTTCCTTTACGGCCCTTACATTATTGCTCATTTTACAATCGTACGTCGTGTTGGCTATCGAATTAATCAGGAAAATCACTATAAATAAAAGCTATGCACTCTTAAACGTAGGGGGAGTGTTAAGCGGCCTCATGTTGGTTGTCCTTCCATGGTCTTTCCTGGTCCTACTTAGACAGAGGCCTATAGGTATACAATTATTGTTTTCTCTTTTTTTATGCACCTGGAGCTGCGATGTGTTTGCTTACTTAATTGGCAGTAAATTCGGAAGAACACCTTTTGCTCCTTACATAAGCCCTAAAAAGACACTGGAGGGGTTCATAGGAGGTCTTTCGGGAAGCATTTTATGTGCTGCTATCATTTCATATTATTATAAAATACCCCCTGTGCCGTGGATTTTGTTGGGGGCAATGGTTGGCGTTGCGGGTCAAGTAGGGGATCTTTTCGAATCCCTTTTCAAGAGAGAGGCGGGTGCTAAAGACAGCGGCTCTCTCATACCTGGACATGGAGGTTTCTTGGATAGGTTTGACAGCATTTTGATTAACTCAACATTGATCTTTCTGGCCTTTGAGGTGATATTAAATTGA
- the uppS gene encoding polyprenyl diphosphate synthase translates to MPSHVAIIMDGNGRWAKQRHLPRIMGHYAGVKAVEKTVMAAIEMGIRYLSLFAFSTENWRRPKGEVLGLFGLFRYYIKCKVKRLVEENIRLRFSGRIDKLPEDLRDLALWAEKETEVGDKLDLILCLNYGGRQEIIDAVNKILAAKTDCDDVLEIDEECFRGYLYLPDVPDPDLIIRTSGEKRLSNFWLWQSSYSELYFTDCLWPEFDEGKLREAVEEYQRRERRYGGIRS, encoded by the coding sequence ATGCCTTCTCATGTTGCCATAATTATGGATGGCAACGGGCGGTGGGCGAAACAGCGGCATTTACCCAGGATAATGGGGCACTACGCAGGAGTAAAGGCCGTGGAGAAGACTGTAATGGCTGCTATTGAAATGGGTATACGGTATCTGTCCCTTTTTGCTTTTTCTACTGAAAATTGGAGACGTCCCAAGGGAGAGGTTTTAGGCCTATTTGGGCTTTTCAGATATTACATTAAATGCAAGGTCAAAAGGCTTGTAGAAGAAAACATTCGCCTTCGCTTTTCCGGACGCATAGATAAACTTCCGGAGGATCTGAGGGATTTGGCCCTTTGGGCCGAGAAAGAGACGGAAGTAGGAGATAAACTGGATCTCATCCTGTGCTTAAATTACGGCGGAAGGCAGGAAATCATAGATGCCGTAAATAAAATTTTGGCTGCCAAAACAGACTGCGACGATGTCTTGGAGATCGATGAGGAGTGTTTTAGAGGCTATCTTTACCTTCCCGATGTTCCCGATCCTGATTTAATAATTAGGACTAGCGGAGAGAAGAGGTTGAGCAATTTCTGGCTTTGGCAGTCTTCTTATAGCGAACTTTATTTTACCGATTGCCTTTGGCCTGAATTCGATGAGGGCAAATTACGTGAAGCTGTCGAAGAATATCAGAGGAGAGAGAGACGTTACGGAGGAATCAGATCATAA
- a CDS encoding uracil-DNA glycosylase yields MSETLYLLSGKEIDKKVDETWKILEEKVKECRKCPLSENRTQSVFGEGSKKTELMFVGEGPGADEDLQGLPFVGKAGQLLNQIFAAAGIDRSEVYITNVVKCRPPQNRVPTVEECSACNDYLFAQISLVQPKILVTLGNTPTKWLLKTTHEGITQLRGKWFDWYGIKLMPMFHPSYLLRNQSRKVGSPRHLTWQDIQEVKARWDEIRQAAKQ; encoded by the coding sequence ATGTCTGAAACTCTCTATCTTTTATCTGGGAAGGAGATCGACAAAAAAGTAGACGAAACTTGGAAAATTCTTGAAGAAAAAGTCAAGGAATGTAGAAAATGTCCTCTCTCGGAAAACAGGACTCAAAGCGTATTCGGGGAGGGATCGAAAAAAACCGAACTGATGTTCGTCGGAGAAGGGCCTGGAGCTGACGAAGATTTACAGGGCTTGCCTTTCGTTGGAAAGGCCGGACAGTTGTTGAATCAGATCTTCGCTGCAGCAGGCATCGATAGGAGTGAAGTTTATATCACAAACGTCGTCAAGTGCAGGCCTCCCCAAAACAGAGTTCCCACAGTTGAGGAGTGTTCGGCATGTAACGATTATCTTTTTGCTCAAATTTCCTTAGTACAGCCGAAAATTTTGGTTACTTTAGGGAATACGCCAACCAAGTGGTTGCTTAAGACTACGCACGAAGGGATTACACAGCTTAGGGGAAAGTGGTTCGATTGGTATGGGATTAAACTTATGCCAATGTTTCATCCCAGCTACCTGCTCAGAAATCAATCGCGCAAGGTCGGCAGTCCTAGGCATTTGACGTGGCAAGATATCCAGGAGGTAAAAGCTCGGTGGGACGAGATAAGGCAAGCGGCGAAGCAATAA